ATATAAAAATCAAGTGAGGGACTCAAATGACGGTTCGGGACTCGAAAACGACGGAAGATATAAAGCTAAATAGAACAACGGCAGACCTATCGAGGCAACCCGGCCATCTAGAAAACAAGCGCAAGGCGTACTGGCTACCTGGCAAGAAGCATAGAGGGGTCAGATTCAAAGAAAGAAGTCTGAAGATGATTGAAGAAAGAGTGAGACATGAGCCTCTTTTGGGATGAGGACACGTTTGGCCGAGAGGTTGCAAACACTCCCCGATACGGCAAGTTTGCACAAGGCGATCTCGGCGATCACAAGGCAGAATCAGGCAATTTTTATACACTCCGTACATACAAACAATAGCATAATAATGCAAAGCGATTACCATTAAAAATGTTGCATcaatttatatactcgtaaCTTTTCCCAAATCTCACATCATCTACAAACCACCAGAAATGAAACAAAAGGAAATGTTTACTGGGCATCGGCCTGTCTTGTCAGCTCCTCGATATCGACCTTGGGTTTGGTGGTGCCATCGGGAGCAACTTCAACCGCAGCGTTATTCGAGCCGGTGAGTTGATCGAGAGCCGCGAGATCCTCGCTTGTCAGATCGTGGGAGCGGATAGGACGGAAAGGGGCAGGAGAGCCAGCACGCGATGTAAGGAACTGTAACACAGTTAGTTTTAGTGTATACAAAATAGTAGAAACGATGAACTTACCGAGCTAGCAGCGCTGAGAAGGGCAATTAAACTGGCCTGGACAACATCCTGGTGGATACCAACACCCCAGACCGTCTCCTTGCTGCCAGCCGCTGTGCACTGAATATATGTAGCGGCCTTGACATCTCTACCAGCCTTGTCATCTCCAACCTTCTTACCAATCGAGTGCTCCTTGTAGTCGACAACGTCGAGGTCAATGCCCAAGGAGGAGAGGGCGGTGGCCAGGGAAGAGATGGCACCTGGACCGACACCGGTAATGGCATGCTGGACGCCATCGATCTCAATAATACCGGTGAAGCGACGCTTGAGgttcttggtgttgagcgcCTTACCGGGCTCTGGCGGTGCGGGCGAAGTTGACCGGTCGGTGGTGATGTTGTAGTCGACCAGGTTGAAGCGCGGGTTGCTCTTGAGGTGGTATGACTCTTGGAAGAGGTTTACAATCTCCTTGGGTTGCAGCTCCCGGCTGACAGTTTCGGTTTCTCTCTGGACGACCTTACTAAACTCAACCTGCAGAGCACGAGGGAGATCCAGCTCCAAGTAACGCAGGATGACCCAGGCGGTACCACCCTTACCACTCTGAGAGTTGACACGAATGACTGCCTCGTAGTTACGTCCAATGTCCTCGGGGTCGAGAGGGAGGTAGGGGATCTCCCACTTAGGCTCTTCGCCACCCTTTGTACCGTCCTCACGCAGCTTGAATCCCTTCTTGATGGCATCCTGGTGACTGCCACTGAAGGCGCAGACGACAAGCTGACCACCATATGGCCACCGCTCGTTGACGGGAATCTTGTTGCTCTCCTCCACAAGCTGGATGACGGAGT
This Aspergillus chevalieri M1 DNA, chromosome 3, nearly complete sequence DNA region includes the following protein-coding sequences:
- a CDS encoding 2-isopropylmalate synthase (COG:E;~EggNog:ENOG410PGJG;~InterPro:IPR036230,IPR002034,IPR000891,IPR013709, IPR005668,IPR013785,IPR039371;~PFAM:PF00682,PF08502;~go_function: GO:0003824 - catalytic activity [Evidence IEA];~go_function: GO:0003852 - 2-isopropylmalate synthase activity [Evidence IEA];~go_function: GO:0046912 - transferase activity, transferring acyl groups, acyl groups converted into alkyl on transfer [Evidence IEA];~go_process: GO:0009098 - leucine biosynthetic process [Evidence IEA];~go_process: GO:0019752 - carboxylic acid metabolic process [Evidence IEA]), giving the protein MPMLKDPSKKYRRFKPVHLPNRQWPDKVIEKAPRWLATDLRDGNQSLPDPMDGEQKFRFFQKLVEIGYKEIEVSFPAASQTDFDFTRRLVETPGVVPDDVWLQVLAPCREDIIRRTVESLRGAKKAILHIYLATSECFRRIVFNTSKEQSLEIAVRCTKFARSITKDDPSMAGTEWHFEFSPETFSDTEPEYAAQVCEAVKAAWEPTEDAPIIFNLPATVEMTTPNVFADQIEYFCSHMTEREKYVVSVHPHNDRGCAVAAAELAQMAGAQRVEGTLFGNGERTGNVDLVTLALNLYTQGVTPNVDFSDLNSVIQLVEESNKIPVNERWPYGGQLVVCAFSGSHQDAIKKGFKLREDGTKGGEEPKWEIPYLPLDPEDIGRNYEAVIRVNSQSGKGGTAWVILRYLELDLPRALQVEFSKVVQRETETVSRELQPKEIVNLFQESYHLKSNPRFNLVDYNITTDRSTSPAPPEPGKALNTKNLKRRFTGIIEIDGVQHAITGVGPGAISSLATALSSLGIDLDVVDYKEHSIGKKVGDDKAGRDVKAATYIQCTAAGSKETVWGVGIHQDVVQASLIALLSAASSFLTSRAGSPAPFRPIRSHDLTSEDLAALDQLTGSNNAAVEVAPDGTTKPKVDIEELTRQADAQ